In Camelina sativa cultivar DH55 chromosome 16, Cs, whole genome shotgun sequence, a single window of DNA contains:
- the LOC104754041 gene encoding probable folate-biopterin transporter 3: MANRSEEAECEIDSPRNQQDKSKAGILDLLLKRPLRWLTMLIEELHWSFFFGVIVVYGVSQGLGKGLSKVSTQYYFKDEQKIQPSQAQIYVGLIQIPWIIKPLWGLLTDVVPVWGYRRRPYFIFAGLLAMISMMVLWLHTNLHLALGLSCLVAGSAGVAIADVTIDACVTQCSISHPTLAADMQSLCGLSSSIGSLVGFSLSGVLVHLFGARGVYGLLGLTAGLVVVVGMVLNESPSRSLGRKHANEKFLDAGSAIWKTFQYGEVWRPCL, from the exons ATGGCGAATCGATCGGAGGAAGCAGAGTGCGAGATTGATTCTCCGCGAAATCAGCAAGACAAGAGCAAAGCAGGGATTTTAGATCTGTTGTTGAAACGGCCTTTACGGTGGCTAACTATGCTCATTGAAGAGCTtcactggagcttcttcttcggTGTTATTGTCGTCTATGGTGTTAGCCAAGGCCTTGGTAAAGGTCTCAGCAAAGTCAGCACTCAGTACTACTTTAAAGACGAGCAGAAGATACAACCCTCTCAAGCTCAGATTTACGTTGGTCTGATTCAGATTCCTTGGATCATTAAACCTCTCTGGGGATTGTTGACTGATGTTGTCCCTGTTTGGGGCTATCGGAGACGACCCTATTTCATATTCGCCG GCTTGCTTGCTATGATCTCCATGATGGTGTTATGGCTGCACACGAATCTGCATCTTGCACTGGGTTTGTCCTGTCTTGTGGCAGGAAGTGCTGGCGTTGCTATAGCAGATGTAACCATTGATGCTTGTGTTACACAATGCAGCATAAGCCATCCTACGCTTGCTGCAGATATGCAAAGTTTGTGTGGTTTGAGTTCTTCCATTGGATCCTTGGTTGGTTTCTCCCTTAGCGGCGTTTTGGTGCACTTGTTTGGGGCCAGG GGTGTGTACGGTTTACTTGGGTTGACTGCAGGGTTAGTTGTTGTAGTGGGGATGGTTCTGAATGAATCTCCTTCTCGCAGCTTAGGTCGCAAACAT GCGAACGAGAAGTTTCTGGACGCTGGAAGCGCAATTTGGAAAACCTTTCAATATGGTGAGGTGTGGCGACCATGCTTG